The Coffea arabica cultivar ET-39 chromosome 1e, Coffea Arabica ET-39 HiFi, whole genome shotgun sequence genome has a window encoding:
- the LOC113708689 gene encoding U-box domain-containing protein 33 — protein sequence MKVLSPTHPPARTEDLFSGLSPPGTFRAGFARRSESMATTQSSEIVEEGGEKVYVAVGKSVAKAVALLQWCFRTFVGSEICILHVHKPSPLIPTLLGKLPASQANPEVVTAFRNEEWETTGKLLQNYFKICSTSKVKASIVTSEADQVQLEIVNLVSRHDIKKLVIGAIPDCSKLKKCSSKASYAAKMAPPFCKIWFVNKGKLVWTRQDSQSSSSFALISQQELAAASNLRSQSAPSSKSNDNYHPECIRSRSAQYPACSGTRNCFQKEGAKVEPSSLTLPTRCYPSTFQFFSPATLSSSSGYASSAVSRVSSDSNSKVEKEGLYGWLKELKKEAEESRDEADSELLMCQKLEAEAVEAISNAKAFESAYEREVKIRKEAEEELRTTIQEQEKLLEEREVLTREFQKAMRNIAVLDSRAQEANCRCEDVAGELKLIQSSLARLQRERRKIQQQKIEAVQWLDHWKSGSQVNGENINGLVQFSGESLELAEFSLLDLQAATCNFSESFKIGRGGNGAVYKGEMLNRTVAIKMLHPHSTQKQPEFCQEAQILGRVHHPHLVTLIGVCPEAWSLVFDYLPGGSLQDRLFHGSNVCPLNWKTRVRIISEIASGLLFLHSSGPEGITHGDLKPNNVLLDSENCCKVGDFGIFRLVPEQTLRCPSFRRITETRGAFPYTDPEFHRTGILTPKSDVFSFGLIILQLLTGKPPAGLACEVRKMVCCGKITAILDSSAGEWSTFVARRLVELGLQCCELNGRDRPSITPTLVRELEHLHVLEERLVPSFFLCPILQEIMHDPQVAADGFTYEGEALRGWLENGRETSPMTNLKLSHLTLTPNHALRLAIQEWLCKS from the exons ATGAAGGTGCTCAGCCCAACGCACCCACCGGCCAGGACTGAAGATCTCTTTTCGGGGTTGTCCCCGCCGGGCACATTCCGAGCTGGGTTTGCACGGAGGAGCGAAAGCATGGCCACCACTCAGTCATCAGAAATTGTGGAAGAAGGTGGTGAAAAAGTGTACGTGGCCGTTGGAAAATCAGTGGCTAAAGCTGTTGCTTTGCTTCAGTGGTGTTTTAGGACGTTCGTCGGTTCGGAAATTTGCATTCTTCATGTTCACAAACCTTCTCCTTTGATTCCCACTCTGC TGGGGAAACTACCAGCAAGTCAAGCAAATCCTGAAGTGGTGACTGCATTTAGGAATGAGGAGTGGGAAACGACGGGAAAACTTCTGCAGAATTACTTCAAAATTTGCAGCACTTCcaag GTTAAGGCAAGCATTGTTACCAGTGAAGCTGACCAAGTTCAATTGGAGATTGTGAATCTTGTAAGCAGACATGACATTAAGAAGCTAGTCATTGGAGCTATTCCAGA TTGTTCGAAGTTGAAGAAATGCTCCAGTAAAGCAAGTTATGCAGCCAAAATGGCTCCTCCCTTCTGCAAGATATGGTTCGTCAACAAAGGGAAATTGGTCTGGACGAGACAAGATTCTCAAAGCTCAAGTTCTTTTGCATTAATCAGTCAACAAGAACTTGCAGCAGCATCGAACTTAAGATCTCAATCTGCACCCTCTTCTAAGAGCAATGATAATTATCACCCAGAATGTATTCGATCTAGATCTGCTCAATATCCAGCTTGTTCAGGAACAAGAAATTGTTTTCAGAAGGAAGGAGCTAAGGTGGAACCATCTTCTCTTACTCTGCCAACTAGATGCTATCCAAGCACTTTTCAATTCTTCAGTCCTGCAACTTTGAGCTCTAGCTCAGGATATGCTTCATCTGCTGTATCAAGAGTGTCTTCAGATTCTAATTCAAAAGTCGAGAAAGAGGGCTTATATGGTTGGCTTAAAGAACTTAAGAAAGAAGCTGAAGAATCAAGGGATGAAGCAGATTCAGAGCTCTTGATGtgtcaaaaattggaagctGAAGCTGTAGAAGCCATCAGCAAT GCCAAAGCTTTTGAATCTGCTTATGAACGGGAAGTCAAAATTAGGAAAGAAGCTGAAGAAGAGCTTAGAACTACAATACAGGAGCAAGAGAAGCTCTTAGAAGAAAGAGAGGTTTTAACTCGTGAGTTCCAAAAGGCCATGAGAAATATAGCCGTTCTAGATAGTCGTGCACAGGAAGCAAACTGCCGGTGTGAAGATGTTGCTGGAGAACTGAAGCTTATTCAATCTTCACTGGCAAGATTACAGCGGGAAAGGCGGAAAATTCAGCAGCAGAAAATTGAAGCTGTGCAGTGGCTTGATCACTGGAAAAGTGGCTCACAAGTCAATGGTGAAAATATCAATGGTCTTGTACAATTTAGTGGAGAATCATTGGAATTGGCAGAATTTTCACTGTTGGATTTGCAGGCCGCAACATGCAATTTTTCAGAGAGTTTTAAGATTGGACGGGGAGGAAATGGTGCAGTGTACAAAGGGGAGATGTTGAACAGAACAGTCGCCATAAAGATGCTGCATCCGCATTCTACACAAAAGCAACCTGAATTTTGTCAAGAG GCTCAAATTCTTGGAAGAGTGCACCATCCTCATCTGGTGACATTAATTGGCGTATGTCCTGAAGCCTGGTCCCTTGTTTTTGACTACTTACCTGGTGGCAGCCTCCAAGATCGCCTCTTCCACGGAAGTAATGTTTGTCCCTTAAACTGGAAGACCCGAGTACGGATTATTTCTGAAATTGCTAGTGGCCTTCTGTTTTTGCACTCTTCTGGTCCTGAAGGAATAACTCATGGCGATTTGAAACCTAATAATGTCCTACTAGACTCTGAGAACTGCTGCAAAGTTGGTGACTTTGGAATTTTCAGATTAGTACCAGAACAAACCCTTCGCTGCCCAAGTTTCCGTCGCATCACTGAGACAAGAGGTGCTTTTCCCTACACAGATCCAGAATTTCATAGGACTGGAATCCTGACACCTAAATCTGATGTTTTCTCATTCGGGCTGATCATACTTCAGTTACTCACTGGGAAACCTCCAGCTGGACTGGCCTGCGAAGTACGAAAAATGGTCTGCTGTGGAAAAATAACAGCAATCTTGGATTCATCTGCAGGGGAGTGGTCTACATTTGTTGCAAGGAGATTGGTGGAGTTGGGGTTGCAATGCTGTGAATTGAATGGAAGGGATAGGCCTTCCATCACGCCAACTCTGGTTAGGGAACTGGAGCATTTACATGTCTTGGAGGAGAGACTGGTGCCCTCTTTCTTCTTGTGCCCCATTCTTCAG GAGATAATGCATGACCCCCAGGTGGCAGCAGATGGATTCACCTATGAAGGAGAGGCCTTGCGTGGCTGGTTGGAAAATGGCCGTGAGACATCTCCCATGACCAATTTGAAATTAAGTCACTTGACTCTTACTCCTAATCATGCACTGCGGCTTGCCATTCAGGAGTGGCTCTGCAAATCTTAA
- the LOC113708681 gene encoding probable protein phosphatase 2C 23 produces the protein MGNGIRKLSVCFTCADGGAYEAPRKRDLAAVISDPLDDLGHSFCYVRPDQTRLSSSKVHSEETTTSTTTFKSISGASVSANTSTPLSTAFVDVYTYNSIDRASAAAAFESSTSFASIPLQPIPRNSTGYSGPLSSSGLIPGSGPIERGFLSGPIERGFMSGPLDRGLFSGPLEKGFSDQFQRSFSHGGFAFRPRSRKGSLIRALQRALSKTISRGQNSIVAPIKGVVSLKENEWIVDSEKQNELTISSVNLSSEGSLDDDDSSESQNLQWAQGKAGEDRVHVVVSEEHGWVFVGIYDGFNGPDAPDYLLSNLYSAVHKELKGLLWDDKFDSLTKSSSASVETLNSGMEDLNQISKEEVSRDRTKDGCSRGVEQESYPCGNGEVTFDSQISKKTRKSSKGKYRGAAKRWEENQRKWRCEFDKERLELDRRLKEQLNKNRLNGSGTINHSDVLKALSQALKKTEEAFLDLADKMVMENPELALMGSCVLVMLMKGDDVYVMNVGDSRAVLAQKKEPDLWSQDLERINEETLHDLEVDGDISNTVPSLSAFQLSMDHSTSIEEEVQRIRSEHLDDACSVMNDRVKGSLKVTRAFGAGFLKQPKWNDALLEMFRIDYIGTSPYINCLPSLYHHTLGPRDKFLVLSSDGLYQYFTNEEAVSEVELFIAWSPEGDPAQHLVEELLFRAAKKAGMDFHELLEIPQGDRRRYHDDVSIIVISLEGRIWRSCV, from the exons atggGTAATGGAATCCGAAAATTAAGCGTTTGCTTCACCTGCGCCGACGGCGGAGCTTATGAAGCTCCGAGGAAGAGAGATTTAGCTGCCGTGATATCTGACCCTTTAGATGATTTGGGTCATTCTTTCTGCTATGTTCGGCCCGATCAGACCCGGTTATCTTCTTCTAAGGTCCATTCCGAGGAGACCACTACTTCAACCACGACGTTTAAGTCAATCTCCGGTGCTTCCGTTAGTGCCAATACCTCTACTCCGCTTTCGACCGCCTTCGTCGACGTCTATACTTACAACAGCATCGATAGAGCCTCTGCCGCCGCCGCCTTCGAGAGCTCCACCTCCTTTGCTTCAATCCCTCTTCAACCCATCCCGCGAAATTCAACTGGATACTCCGGCCCGTTATCGAGCTCTGGGCTTATCCCGGGCTCTGGCCCGATTGAAAGGGGATTTTTGTCGGGCCCGATAGAGAGGGGGTTCATGTCGGGCCCTCTTGATCGGGGGCTCTTTTCAGGTCCTCTTGAGAAGGGTTTCTCTGATCAGTTCCAGAGAAGCTTCTCTCATGGGGGTTTCGCGTTTCGGCCCAGATCAAGAAAAGGCTCGCTGATTCGGGCCCTGCAGAGAGCTTTGTCAAAGACAATCAGTAGAGGTCAGAACTCAATTGTTGCTCCAATCAAGGGTGTTGTTTCATTGAAAGAAAATGAGTGGATTGTGGATTCTGAAAAGCAGAATGAGTTGACCATTAGTAGTGTTAATTTGAGCAGTGAAGGTAGCTTAGATGATGATGACTCATCAGAAAGTCAGAATCTTCAGTGGGCTCAGGGGAAAGCAGGGGAGGATAGGGTTCATGTGGTTGTTTCTGAGGAGCATGGATGGGTTTTTGTAGGGATTTATGACGGATTTAATGGCCCCGATGCTCCGGATTATTTGTTATCCAATTTGTATTCAGCTGTTCATAAGGAGCTGAAGGGATTGTTATGGGATGACAAGTTTGATTCTTTAACTAAGAGTTCCTCTGCCTCGGTTGAGACCTTGAATTCAGGAATGGAGGATTTGAATCAGATTAGTAAGGAGGAGGTTTCACGGGATAGGACTAAAGATGGTTGTTCTAGAGGAGTAGAGCAGGAGAGTTATCCGTGTGGAAACGGAGAAGTGACATTTGATTCACAAATCAGTAAAAAGACTAGAAAAAGTTCGAAGGGTAAGTATAGAGGGGCTGCCAAGAGATGGGAGGAGAACCAGAGGAAGTGGAGGTGTGAATTTGATAAAGAGAGATTGGAGCTCGACAGGAGGTTAAAAGAGCAATTGAATAAGAATAGGTTGAATGGATCGGGGACAATTAATCATTCAGATGTGCTGAAAGCTCTCTCTCAAGCGCTGAAGAAAACGGAGGAGGCGTTTCTGGATCTTGCTGATAAGATGGTTATGGAGAACCCTGAGTTGGCATTGATGGGCTCTTGCGTCCTTGTGATGTTAATGAAGGGAGACGACGTTTACGTAATGAATGTAGGTGATAGTCGAGCAGTTTTAGCCCAGAAGAAAGAGCCTGATCTATGGAGCCAAGATTTGGAGAGGATCAATGAAGAAACATTGCATGATCTTGAGGTTGATGGCGATATATCAAATACAGTACCAAGCTTAAGTGCTTTTCAACTCTCCATGGATCATAGCACCTCGATAGAAGAG GAAGTGCAAAGAATTAGAAGTGAACACCTTGATGATGCTTGTTCTGTAATGAATGATCGTGTAAAAGGTTCACTGAAGGTCACTCGAGCTTTTGGTGCTGGTTTCCTAAAGCAG CCAAAATGGAATGATGCACTCCTAGAGATGTTTAGAATCGATTATATTGGAACTTCCCCATATATTAATTGCCTCCCATCACTCTACCACCACACATTAGGGCCAAGAGACAAATTTTTGGTTCTATCTTCAGACGGCCTGTATCAGTATTTCACAAATGAAGAGGCTGTCTCAGAAGTTGAACTTTTCATCGCTTGGTCTCCAGAAGGGGATCCTGCACAGCATCTGGTTGAGGAATTGCTATTTCGAGCTGCAAAGAAAGCTG GGATGGACTTTCATGAACTGCTTGAAATTCCACAAGGGGATAGGCGCCGCTACCATGATGATGTTTCAATCATTGTTATTTCGCTGGAGGGGAGGATATGGAGATCCTGTGTATAG
- the LOC113708698 gene encoding uncharacterized protein, whose translation MSSILGSNGGNMGSPFFNEFKKQASFFLKEKIKTARLALTDVTPAQLLVEEATNGNPGAPDTCTLKLISRAAFEVDDYWRIVEILHKRLVSFDRRNWRASYQALIVLEHLLTHGPERVSEEFQNDRDVVEETGSFLYVDEKGFNWGLNVRKKSERILKLLDDRSFLKEERNKARTVTKGIEGFGSFCNRRSSDQEVPQESSLKSFEKCNSQFNEHGNKENGISLFDDQYFTNGKLENSKQANSDNSNLALNTKLENSTAWKNSDNQRMLEKDSARTSFKENTAPKQKVYAEDLDDWDTAEESNALLSNQEADSRMNISMEDDHPFNLNQLRHAVSLLPSRDQVLRAF comes from the exons ATGTCTTCCATTCTAGGCAGCAACGGTGGGAATATGGGGTCACCCTTTTTTAATGAATTCAAGAAACAGGCGTCTTTTTTCCTCAAGGAGAAGATCAAGACTGCCAGATTGGCCCTGACTGATGTTACACCGGCTCAACT ATTGGTAGAGGAAGCTACAAATGGAAATCCAGGAGCTCCAGACACTTGTACTCTTAAATTGATATCAAGGGCTGCTTTTGAAGTAGACGATTATTGGAGAATTGTGGAGATCCTGCATAAGAG ATTAGTGAGTTTTGATAGAAGAAATTGGAGGGCTTCATACCAAGCTTTAATTGTGCTAGAACACTTGTTAACTCATGGGCCTGAGAGGGTATCGGAGGAGTTTCAGAACGACAGAGATGTTGTTGAAGAAACTGGAAGCTTTCTGTATGTTGATGAGAAAGG ATTCAACTGGGGCCTGAATGTTAGAAAGAAATCTGAGAGGATATTGAAGCTGCTTGATGATAGATCATTTCTGAAAGAAGAGAGAAACAAGGCTCGGACAGTAACTAAAGGAATTGAAGGGTTTGGCAGCTTCTGCAATAGGCGTTCTTCGGACCAAGAAGTTCCGCAGGAATCATCTCTGAAATCATTTGAGAAATGCAATTCTCAGTTTAATGAACatggaaataaggaaaatggcaTTTCGTTGTTTGATGATCAGTATTTTACCAAtggaaagctggaaaattcaAAGCAGGCCAACAGCGATAATTCAAACTTGGCATTGAAtacaaaactagaaaattcaaCCGCCTGGAAAAATTCTGATAATCAAAGGATGCTTGAGAAGGATAGTGCACGAACAAGTTTCAAAGAAAATACGGCCCCAAAACAGAAAGTATATGCAGAGGACTTGGACGATTGGGATACAGCAGAAGAGTCAAATGCTCTTTTGAGTAATCAAGAAGCTGATTCCAGGATGAACATCTCCATGGAAGATGATCATCCCTTTAACCTCAACCAGCTCCGACATGCTGTCTCCCTGCTTCCTTCAAGAGATCAAGTCCTGCGGGCATTTTGA